In Fluviispira sanaruensis, a genomic segment contains:
- a CDS encoding AAA family ATPase, which translates to MSNFHDIAQASAKLCELLNSKIFGQKEIVEQIVLTILCNGHALLTGAPGVAKTTLVRNLAKALGSGYKRIQFTPDLTPFDILGGYTIQFDEKDPNLKKIGFSPGPIFAPFILADEINRASPRTQSALLEAMQERQVSIEGISRPLPKPFFVFATQNPIENEGTFPLPEAQLDRFLLNLEIPYPDLEAEVKIATLSQMESDLEPISFASILLEARRVIESVPIKEDLLQGIVRIVRNTRPHESKLSVAREYLEFGASPRATQALLIASKALAVIRGQSEVQFDNVTEIAPAVLRHRCIVNFRSLAEKRSVSNIVNQIVQETVL; encoded by the coding sequence ATGTCAAATTTTCATGATATTGCTCAAGCTTCAGCAAAATTATGTGAATTGCTCAACAGCAAAATTTTTGGTCAAAAAGAAATAGTAGAGCAGATCGTATTAACGATTCTTTGCAATGGTCATGCTCTTTTAACAGGGGCTCCTGGTGTTGCAAAAACCACTTTAGTGCGTAACTTGGCGAAAGCATTGGGTTCTGGCTACAAAAGAATTCAATTTACCCCCGATCTGACTCCTTTCGATATCTTAGGCGGTTATACGATACAATTCGATGAAAAGGATCCAAATCTAAAAAAAATAGGTTTTTCACCTGGACCTATATTTGCTCCCTTTATTCTTGCCGACGAAATCAATCGTGCATCGCCAAGAACACAATCTGCCTTATTAGAGGCAATGCAAGAACGTCAGGTCAGTATTGAAGGCATTTCGAGACCACTGCCTAAACCTTTTTTTGTTTTTGCAACGCAAAATCCAATTGAAAATGAAGGGACTTTTCCTCTTCCTGAAGCCCAATTGGATAGATTTCTCTTAAACTTGGAAATACCTTATCCAGACCTAGAGGCTGAAGTAAAAATCGCTACCCTTTCACAGATGGAAAGTGACCTTGAACCTATCTCTTTTGCTTCAATTTTGTTAGAGGCTAGACGTGTTATCGAAAGTGTTCCAATCAAAGAGGATCTTTTACAGGGAATTGTTCGTATTGTGAGAAACACGAGACCACATGAATCAAAACTTTCTGTGGCGCGAGAATATCTTGAATTTGGAGCCAGTCCGCGAGCCACTCAAGCGTTGTTGATAGCCAGCAAAGCTCTTGCGGTTATCCGTGGACAATCTGAAGTTCAGTTTGACAATGTCACTGAGATAGCTCCGGCTGTTTTACGGCATAGATGCATTGTGAATTTTAGATCTTTGGCAGAAAAAAGAAGTGTTTCTAATATCGTAAATCAAATAGTTCAGGAAACAGTCTTGTGA
- the mfd gene encoding transcription-repair coupling factor, which produces MNLFSLEPILVEIIAQLMISPKSSKIIIVNTESEAQKIEEILRQFSTDIFTEKDIIHIPGYFQAGVFRFESSRKIIAKRIAASFSIGIQFPRILICSIAGYLRNFPNFKWIQENKFEIKIGDDLDPDLLIEQLERLAYLEVQRVEEVGEFCVRGSIVDFWTPGEKTPSRIEIFGDTVDKIRSFRASDQRSFQTLEKLVLLPSREFVWPFPSQLENAIEKFNHAILAQKVMGVGRANLLEDLRANIQFPGIDDVFYMFTPNNILSAFHNAIISFAKENNREISLELMDSKENLCKAILEIEKLYENSFNSAVGKNYPVGKIEAIFPNIEHAKKNIQTEKQNLSSFRVPEEIAHVLKPLEKQKFSARIEKIKEIINDNNQIKKILLLANSKETFIEFAGITEKYIPDFSAISIDNSLQPFSTKEINAKKIISQEITENIHCCILNTSGGFYLPNSETLALSENWLRGVVRAEKFENFHEEESASEQKSNSEAFLSAQFSDFIEGDLIVHVQHGIARFRGLMTIKILDITGDFLALEYAGNDKIYVPVHKLNLVQKYIGSSDNTSLDTLKGTSWEKRKQKAKVDVEKLAKELMEHQARRSMTPGHAFATIDEDYIAFEDAFPYDETIDQTRAIKEIMFDMGKAKAMDRLLCGDVGFGKTEVAMRAAFRCILDGKQVAWLVPTTVLAHQHFRSLMERFHDFGVNIEVLDRSITSTQKVLTKIKKGEIDILIGTHRILSKDIDFRDLGLLIVDEEQRFGVLQKEKIKSMSYGIDVLTMTATPIPRTLQMSMVGLRDLSLLTTPPKSRLATKTFVCPFEESTIVDSILFELNRGGQIFYVHNRVEELETVQIYLQKLMPQAKICIGHGKMSQKELENTIINFLDGKYNILLCTTIIESGIDMPNVNTIIVQNADHFGLAQLYQLRGRVGRRSTRGYAYLLTSQNAHEDDEGVKRLNILKEHQELGSGFVIASHDMEMRGSGNILGDEQSGKVSDIGLETYLQMLDDAIKTLGGIKVTKVTDVEISLPLTAQIPENYIVNSKERLRTYRRFFGARLENALQNLITECEDRFGPLPEEVKNLAELARIRRWLLLIGCLSLTVGEDFTEIRLDKGVLQPDSSDDASEELVKRILDVCNRKAKGMRITPDGKLIFAIRKKNFIQDKQGTISELKRILSLLAGEAYEGLSS; this is translated from the coding sequence ATGAATCTTTTTTCCCTCGAACCTATTTTAGTAGAAATCATAGCCCAACTTATGATCTCTCCCAAATCATCAAAAATTATTATAGTAAATACTGAATCTGAAGCACAAAAAATTGAAGAAATACTTCGCCAATTCAGTACGGATATTTTTACTGAAAAAGACATAATACATATACCTGGATATTTTCAAGCAGGCGTTTTTCGTTTTGAATCTTCACGTAAAATTATTGCTAAAAGAATAGCTGCGTCTTTTTCAATTGGAATTCAATTTCCAAGAATTCTTATTTGTAGTATAGCTGGTTACCTTAGAAATTTTCCAAATTTTAAATGGATACAAGAAAATAAATTTGAAATTAAAATCGGAGACGATCTTGATCCTGATTTATTGATCGAACAGCTAGAACGTTTAGCTTATTTGGAAGTTCAAAGGGTTGAAGAAGTGGGTGAGTTTTGTGTTCGAGGATCCATTGTCGATTTCTGGACACCTGGAGAAAAAACCCCTTCACGCATTGAAATATTTGGAGACACAGTTGATAAAATTCGCTCATTCCGAGCCTCTGATCAACGTTCATTCCAAACTTTAGAAAAACTTGTTTTACTCCCATCAAGAGAATTTGTTTGGCCTTTTCCAAGTCAACTTGAAAATGCTATCGAAAAATTTAATCATGCAATATTAGCGCAAAAAGTCATGGGAGTGGGACGAGCCAATTTATTAGAAGACTTGCGGGCAAATATTCAATTTCCTGGCATTGATGACGTCTTTTACATGTTCACTCCCAATAATATATTATCTGCATTTCATAACGCTATTATTTCATTTGCAAAAGAAAATAACAGAGAAATTTCTCTTGAACTGATGGATTCAAAAGAAAATTTATGCAAAGCTATTTTAGAAATTGAAAAACTCTATGAAAATTCATTTAATTCCGCAGTTGGAAAAAACTATCCAGTCGGAAAAATTGAAGCTATTTTTCCGAATATAGAGCATGCAAAGAAAAATATTCAAACAGAAAAACAAAATCTAAGTTCATTTAGAGTACCAGAAGAAATTGCGCACGTTTTAAAACCCTTGGAAAAACAAAAATTTTCGGCACGCATAGAAAAAATAAAAGAAATTATCAATGATAATAATCAAATTAAAAAAATATTGTTACTCGCAAACTCGAAAGAAACATTTATTGAGTTCGCAGGTATTACTGAGAAATATATTCCAGATTTTTCTGCAATTTCAATTGATAATTCATTACAACCATTCTCTACCAAAGAAATCAATGCCAAAAAAATAATTTCACAAGAAATCACAGAAAATATTCACTGTTGTATTCTCAATACTTCAGGTGGATTTTATTTACCGAATAGTGAAACACTCGCTCTTTCAGAAAACTGGTTACGTGGAGTTGTTAGAGCAGAAAAATTCGAAAATTTTCATGAAGAAGAAAGTGCATCAGAACAAAAATCAAATTCTGAAGCTTTTTTATCCGCTCAATTTTCAGATTTTATTGAAGGCGATTTAATTGTTCATGTGCAGCATGGTATTGCTCGTTTTCGTGGATTAATGACAATTAAAATATTGGATATTACGGGTGACTTTTTAGCACTTGAATATGCAGGAAATGATAAAATTTATGTACCTGTCCATAAACTAAATTTAGTACAAAAATATATTGGTTCTTCTGATAATACTTCTCTTGACACACTCAAAGGAACTTCTTGGGAAAAAAGAAAACAAAAAGCTAAAGTCGACGTTGAAAAACTTGCAAAAGAACTCATGGAGCATCAAGCGCGGAGAAGTATGACTCCAGGCCATGCGTTTGCAACGATTGATGAAGATTATATTGCATTTGAAGATGCCTTTCCCTATGATGAAACGATCGACCAAACCCGTGCAATAAAAGAAATTATGTTCGACATGGGCAAAGCAAAAGCAATGGATCGCCTTTTATGTGGAGATGTGGGCTTTGGAAAGACAGAAGTGGCTATGCGCGCGGCTTTTCGCTGCATACTCGATGGCAAACAAGTGGCATGGCTTGTTCCGACAACTGTTCTAGCGCATCAGCACTTTCGATCTCTGATGGAACGTTTTCATGATTTTGGTGTAAATATTGAAGTCCTCGATCGATCTATTACTTCAACTCAAAAAGTACTTACAAAAATAAAAAAAGGTGAGATCGATATTTTAATTGGGACACATCGAATTTTATCAAAAGATATCGATTTCCGTGATCTCGGTTTACTTATTGTAGATGAAGAGCAACGTTTTGGCGTTCTGCAAAAAGAAAAAATTAAAAGCATGTCATATGGAATTGATGTCCTCACTATGACAGCAACTCCAATTCCAAGAACTTTGCAAATGTCTATGGTAGGATTACGAGATTTAAGTTTATTAACTACACCACCAAAATCACGACTTGCAACAAAAACATTTGTCTGTCCTTTTGAAGAGTCAACAATTGTTGACAGCATATTATTTGAATTAAATCGTGGTGGCCAAATATTTTATGTACACAATCGAGTCGAAGAATTAGAGACTGTGCAAATATATTTACAAAAATTAATGCCTCAAGCAAAGATATGTATTGGGCATGGAAAAATGAGCCAAAAAGAGTTGGAAAATACGATAATCAACTTTTTAGACGGAAAATATAATATATTACTTTGCACCACAATAATAGAATCTGGTATTGATATGCCCAATGTAAATACCATCATTGTGCAAAATGCGGATCACTTTGGCCTTGCTCAACTTTATCAATTACGGGGACGCGTAGGAAGACGTTCCACTCGGGGCTATGCTTATTTATTAACTTCACAAAATGCACATGAAGATGATGAAGGGGTTAAAAGACTCAATATTTTAAAGGAACACCAAGAGCTGGGCAGCGGTTTTGTAATTGCCAGCCATGATATGGAAATGCGTGGCTCTGGAAATATATTAGGAGATGAACAAAGCGGTAAAGTCAGTGATATCGGCCTCGAAACATATCTACAAATGCTAGATGACGCAATAAAAACATTAGGCGGAATTAAAGTAACAAAAGTAACGGATGTTGAAATATCGCTCCCTCTTACTGCCCAAATTCCTGAAAATTATATTGTTAATTCTAAAGAACGCTTAAGAACATACCGTCGTTTTTTTGGTGCTCGCTTGGAAAACGCATTGCAAAACCTAATCACAGAATGCGAAGATCGATTTGGACCTCTGCCTGAAGAAGTAAAAAATCTGGCTGAACTTGCACGTATTCGGAGATGGTTGCTGCTAATTGGATGTCTTTCTCTCACAGTTGGAGAAGATTTTACAGAAATACGCCTTGATAAAGGTGTATTGCAACCTGACTCTTCGGATGATGCAAGTGAAGAACTTGTGAAACGTATTTTAGACGTGTGCAATCGAAAAGCAAAAGGCATGCGTATCACACCAGATGGGAAACTTATTTTTGCAATTCGCAAGAAAAACTTTATTCAGGATAAACAAGGTACAATATCTGAACTTAAAAGAATTTTGAGTCTCCTTGCTGGAGAAGCATATGAAGGATTGTCATCATAG
- a CDS encoding NAD(P)H-dependent glycerol-3-phosphate dehydrogenase, translated as MSAQIKTKTLVVGAGAFGTAIAACVQNENNAVTVIARFDKNFENLKNHESLHSCELISFEEFETDFSEFNLIILAIPCQSLANVSEWMLKKWLKIRNKKDIKNFPKLNLISAAKGIEQKTLRLPSQILENFWKNKAYVGSLSGPSFAKEMLLGLPTCVVVSSKNKELLNVAAQILHSSYFRIYDSNDIIGVEIAGALKNVIAMVAGAVDGLELGYNARAAVITRGLSEIAKVGVQMGADPMTFLGLSGVGDLILTCTGDLSRNRQFGFRMARGESKESIFNSMGQVIEGITTAQSAHELCQKLGIEASILSTAYKVIYEDMPIKKAVTLLIEREQGSEFKWK; from the coding sequence ATGAGCGCACAGATAAAAACTAAAACACTCGTCGTTGGGGCAGGAGCTTTTGGCACTGCAATAGCAGCGTGTGTGCAAAATGAAAATAATGCGGTGACTGTAATCGCTCGCTTTGACAAAAATTTTGAAAATTTAAAAAATCATGAATCGTTACATTCTTGTGAGCTTATATCATTTGAAGAGTTTGAGACAGATTTCAGCGAATTTAATCTTATTATATTAGCAATACCATGCCAAAGTTTAGCAAACGTCTCGGAATGGATGCTGAAGAAATGGTTGAAAATTCGCAATAAAAAAGATATTAAAAACTTTCCCAAACTCAATCTTATATCTGCCGCAAAAGGGATTGAACAAAAAACACTGCGCCTTCCTTCTCAAATTTTAGAAAATTTTTGGAAAAATAAAGCATATGTAGGCAGTTTAAGTGGCCCAAGTTTTGCCAAAGAAATGCTCTTAGGCTTACCCACATGTGTTGTTGTTTCTTCAAAAAATAAAGAACTACTCAATGTCGCGGCGCAAATTTTACACAGCTCCTATTTTAGAATTTATGATTCAAATGACATTATTGGCGTTGAAATTGCTGGGGCTTTAAAAAATGTGATCGCTATGGTTGCGGGTGCAGTCGATGGCCTTGAACTCGGCTACAATGCACGCGCAGCAGTAATCACCCGCGGTCTTTCCGAAATTGCCAAAGTGGGCGTGCAAATGGGTGCTGATCCCATGACGTTTTTAGGCTTGAGTGGAGTCGGTGATCTCATTTTAACCTGCACAGGCGATCTTTCACGCAATCGCCAATTTGGCTTTCGGATGGCACGCGGAGAGTCAAAGGAAAGTATTTTCAATTCCATGGGACAAGTTATAGAGGGAATCACAACAGCTCAAAGCGCACATGAACTGTGCCAAAAGCTTGGAATTGAAGCATCGATCTTAAGCACTGCTTATAAAGTTATTTATGAAGACATGCCAATTAAAAAAGCTGTTACCTTACTTATAGAAAGAGAACAGGGCAGCGAATTCAAATGGAAGTAA
- a CDS encoding YgaP family membrane protein, translated as MQKNIHSVERVVRIIVGLFLASLAFWGPKNYWFLLGLIPFLTGILGWCPPYALLGINTCKFGKK; from the coding sequence ATGCAAAAAAATATTCACTCAGTAGAGAGAGTAGTAAGAATTATAGTGGGATTATTTCTTGCCTCATTGGCCTTTTGGGGACCAAAAAATTATTGGTTTCTATTGGGTTTAATACCATTTCTGACTGGAATATTAGGTTGGTGCCCACCTTATGCTTTATTAGGTATAAACACTTGTAAATTTGGTAAAAAATAA
- a CDS encoding IS982 family transposase: protein MDWQSQLIKIYLTICNFFSQLSPHTFLKISPNSNPLFTDEEVITIYIFGILNGLKNVKSIFKYIKNFLFDWFPYLPSYEGFLFRLNSLNNVFPELVKFLLKNDKFKIAFNSEENITLVDSLPIMLTKNSRFYKCKTANDISSIGYCSSKETYYYGLKIHLIATFRNKKLATPKFLKVTKASVHDLTAIKEDLLTLKDTKILADKAYIDKKTKRKLGHIGSEIHTPIKLSKSKKELSHDEKVYSKIVSSFRQSIEILFSWLIETSGIQIASKVRSSKGLIVHVFGRFSACLFKYMFIF, encoded by the coding sequence ATGGACTGGCAGAGCCAACTCATCAAAATCTATCTTACAATCTGCAATTTCTTTTCTCAACTTTCTCCTCACACTTTTTTAAAAATAAGTCCCAATTCAAATCCCTTGTTTACTGATGAAGAAGTCATCACTATTTATATTTTTGGAATTTTGAATGGACTCAAAAACGTTAAATCTATTTTCAAGTATATAAAAAATTTCCTTTTCGATTGGTTTCCATATTTGCCTTCCTATGAAGGATTTTTATTTCGACTAAACTCCTTAAATAATGTATTTCCTGAACTAGTAAAATTTTTACTTAAGAACGACAAATTTAAAATTGCATTTAACTCTGAGGAAAACATTACATTAGTTGATTCATTACCTATTATGCTTACAAAAAATTCAAGGTTTTATAAATGCAAGACAGCCAACGACATCTCTTCCATTGGATACTGTTCCTCCAAAGAAACTTATTACTATGGATTGAAGATTCATCTTATTGCAACATTTAGAAATAAAAAGTTAGCTACACCAAAATTCTTAAAAGTTACAAAAGCAAGTGTTCATGACTTAACTGCTATTAAAGAGGATCTTCTAACTTTAAAAGATACTAAAATCCTTGCAGATAAGGCGTATATAGATAAAAAAACAAAACGCAAATTAGGCCATATTGGATCAGAAATTCATACTCCTATTAAACTGTCAAAGTCAAAAAAAGAACTTTCACATGATGAAAAAGTTTATTCAAAAATTGTTAGTTCTTTTCGACAGTCAATCGAAATCCTCTTCAGCTGGCTAATCGAAACGAGTGGTATTCAAATAGCATCAAAAGTTCGATCCAGTAAGGGGCTAATAGTTCATGTATTCGGACGATTTTCTGCATGTCTATTTAAGTACATGTTTATATTTTAA
- a CDS encoding TolC family protein — MKLTYAKYLFSFVSLLYSFNSFSIEELSFPKIWEQIVIYSPENKYINYMKMSSDKSIDRQNLYWLPGLYLNSQLISTNDPTLTFMNYLGEGQVKQDDFIPSRLNSPSNNVFTSTQAGLDYLIYDGNTRSSYLNAQRHVSKSLEYEKKSELMNLYVRALREYTKILVADEFYRELKDIQNNIDSIINNYRVGEKSNPVGYSGYLSLKSALNKVLIFKQDCVLNLKNSKIVLNLMAGIDKKDWNNPTITADNFTSMYFFNPDNSINSYKYLAELENLSVIREKINVEEAKYLPKIGVFSQANIYSGERDTNTSYTFGLYIKFNLSASDFGSAEEIELLAKSKEEASKIIYLSQKIINDSSNENSITIKNKIELIQKSEEILNEQIKVIGKLFKNGNASVAQISELYIKKIDLLANKFSLKNYLYESDLAKVSLSKRSLEPKDIWGIK, encoded by the coding sequence ATGAAATTAACATATGCAAAATACTTATTTTCATTTGTTTCACTTTTATATAGTTTTAATTCTTTTAGTATAGAAGAATTATCGTTTCCAAAAATTTGGGAACAAATTGTAATATATTCTCCTGAAAATAAATATATAAACTATATGAAAATGTCTTCAGACAAAAGCATAGATAGACAAAATTTATATTGGCTTCCAGGTTTATATTTGAATTCACAACTGATTTCAACTAACGATCCTACCTTAACATTTATGAATTATTTAGGAGAAGGACAAGTCAAGCAAGATGATTTTATTCCTTCTCGTTTAAATTCCCCTTCAAATAATGTGTTTACTTCAACACAAGCAGGTTTAGATTATTTAATTTACGATGGGAATACTCGATCTTCATATTTAAATGCACAAAGACATGTATCTAAATCTTTAGAATACGAGAAAAAATCTGAGTTGATGAATCTATATGTAAGAGCACTTAGAGAATATACAAAAATTTTAGTCGCAGATGAATTCTATCGAGAACTTAAAGATATCCAAAATAATATTGACAGCATAATAAATAATTATCGTGTAGGAGAAAAATCGAATCCTGTTGGTTACAGTGGATATCTAAGCCTGAAAAGTGCATTAAATAAAGTCCTTATTTTTAAACAGGATTGTGTATTAAATTTAAAAAATTCAAAAATAGTTTTAAATTTAATGGCGGGTATTGATAAAAAAGATTGGAATAATCCAACTATAACAGCCGATAATTTTACATCAATGTATTTTTTTAATCCTGATAATTCTATAAATTCTTATAAATATTTAGCGGAACTTGAAAATTTATCCGTTATCAGAGAAAAAATCAATGTAGAAGAAGCAAAATATTTACCAAAAATAGGTGTATTTAGTCAAGCAAATATTTATAGCGGCGAACGAGATACAAATACTTCATATACTTTTGGTCTATATATCAAATTTAATTTATCTGCTTCTGATTTTGGATCTGCAGAAGAAATTGAATTACTTGCAAAATCGAAAGAAGAAGCGTCTAAAATTATATATTTATCACAAAAAATAATTAATGATAGTTCAAATGAAAATTCAATTACAATAAAAAACAAAATAGAATTAATACAAAAAAGTGAAGAAATTTTAAATGAACAAATTAAAGTAATTGGAAAATTATTTAAAAATGGAAACGCTTCTGTTGCTCAAATATCTGAACTATATATTAAAAAAATTGATTTATTAGCAAATAAATTCTCTTTAAAAAATTATCTATACGAGTCTGATTTAGCAAAAGTTTCATTATCAAAAAGAAGTTTAGAGCCTAAAGATATTTGGGGTATAAAATGA
- a CDS encoding helix-turn-helix domain-containing protein yields the protein MSKNIDSDKSESFGQYIAIHMKSYRREYGLSQEQLSERSGVPRSTIASLERGEGNPTLQVLIGIAQGLGVEMASLLQKPVPTAVLRKKKDFTKVTKKLIESNETAAKTVDIMLLTPENSRYLILQEYILNEGERFPGSPHTPGTEEYFYCQEGSFEIMVESEYFIVEEGDLLCFDGHQKHAYACCLGFKRSKGLSIVVQVPKF from the coding sequence ATGTCGAAAAACATAGATTCAGATAAATCTGAGAGTTTTGGTCAATATATTGCAATTCATATGAAATCATATCGTCGTGAATATGGCCTGAGCCAAGAACAACTCTCAGAAAGATCAGGAGTTCCTCGTAGCACAATTGCCAGTTTAGAGCGAGGAGAGGGAAATCCAACTTTACAAGTACTCATTGGTATTGCACAAGGACTGGGCGTTGAGATGGCATCTCTCCTGCAAAAACCGGTTCCAACTGCTGTATTGCGCAAGAAAAAAGACTTTACAAAAGTAACAAAAAAATTAATTGAGTCAAACGAAACAGCAGCTAAAACAGTTGATATAATGTTGTTAACTCCAGAAAATTCTCGTTACCTTATATTGCAAGAATATATTTTAAATGAAGGAGAACGATTTCCGGGTTCACCACACACACCTGGCACGGAAGAGTATTTTTATTGTCAGGAGGGTTCTTTTGAAATCATGGTTGAAAGCGAATACTTTATAGTTGAAGAAGGAGATCTTCTTTGCTTTGATGGTCATCAAAAGCATGCCTATGCTTGTTGTCTTGGCTTTAAAAGATCGAAGGGCTTGAGTATTGTTGTGCAAGTTCCTAAGTTTTGA
- a CDS encoding HAD family hydrolase, with protein sequence MNLVNNKNNISYAVFVDASGTILGGSQTGALGVELYPDSIKLLNAMRERNIHGINIKTGLITNWGNKINAMLKALNVMDCFDVVISSDSVPKGKPDAETFHYACSLVDIEPKNAIHIGDSLFDDALGAQNAGLHGIWLRRSPYSSKDSKTLKHPIFNNLNDVLLYLESIIRK encoded by the coding sequence ATGAATCTAGTAAATAATAAAAATAATATTTCGTACGCAGTTTTTGTCGATGCTTCTGGAACAATATTAGGCGGATCCCAAACGGGTGCTCTGGGTGTAGAACTTTATCCAGACTCCATTAAGCTTTTAAACGCTATGCGTGAACGGAATATTCATGGAATCAATATAAAAACAGGACTTATCACCAATTGGGGTAACAAAATAAATGCAATGCTAAAAGCGTTGAATGTTATGGATTGTTTTGATGTTGTCATCAGTTCAGATTCCGTCCCAAAAGGAAAACCAGACGCAGAAACTTTTCATTATGCGTGTTCACTTGTAGATATAGAACCTAAAAATGCCATTCATATTGGTGATTCTTTGTTTGACGATGCGCTGGGTGCCCAGAATGCGGGTTTGCATGGTATTTGGTTGCGCCGCTCTCCTTATTCTAGCAAAGACTCAAAGACTTTAAAGCATCCTATTTTTAATAATCTAAATGATGTTTTATTATATTTAGAGTCTATTATTAGAAAGTAA
- a CDS encoding carboxymuconolactone decarboxylase family protein, protein MNQSYNELTKEISSSINKMKENIPDVLKGFYQMSGSALKANTIDAKTKEYLALAIGIANRCSECIAFHTKALISLGITKQEFDEILGVCIYMGGGPSLMYAAKAQNAYEEFTNLK, encoded by the coding sequence ATGAATCAGTCTTATAATGAACTAACAAAAGAAATTTCTTCTTCAATTAATAAAATGAAAGAGAATATACCTGATGTATTAAAAGGATTTTATCAAATGTCTGGAAGCGCCTTAAAGGCAAATACTATTGATGCTAAAACAAAAGAATATTTAGCTCTTGCAATAGGAATTGCAAACAGGTGCTCTGAATGTATTGCATTTCATACAAAAGCTTTAATAAGTTTAGGCATTACTAAACAGGAGTTTGATGAAATTTTAGGGGTTTGTATTTATATGGGTGGGGGGCCATCTCTTATGTATGCAGCAAAAGCACAAAATGCTTATGAAGAGTTCACAAATTTAAAATAG
- a CDS encoding helix-turn-helix domain-containing protein, whose translation MTISVYFADGVIDLLKKVRFTDSRPFVQKKAEALILHAHSIPIKEIAKILDSCENTICSYFHEFKTSGIEGLLEKKIIERKSELYNFRKMIEEEFRKNPPQSSKEAGKRIEELTGVKRSNTQIKVFMKSLGMSYRKTAVIPAKANIIQQDIFKKKF comes from the coding sequence ATGACAATTTCTGTTTACTTTGCTGATGGTGTTATTGATTTACTTAAAAAAGTTCGATTTACAGATTCTAGACCATTTGTTCAGAAGAAAGCAGAAGCGCTCATTTTGCATGCACATAGCATACCAATCAAAGAAATTGCAAAGATATTAGATTCATGTGAAAATACAATTTGTTCTTATTTTCATGAATTTAAAACATCAGGAATTGAAGGATTACTTGAGAAAAAAATTATAGAAAGAAAAAGTGAACTTTATAATTTTCGGAAAATGATTGAGGAAGAGTTTCGCAAAAATCCTCCGCAATCTTCAAAGGAAGCTGGTAAACGCATTGAAGAGCTCACAGGTGTGAAGCGAAGTAACACACAAATTAAAGTATTTATGAAATCACTTGGAATGTCTTATAGAAAGACCGCAGTAATACCAGCAAAAGCAAATATTATTCAACAAGATATTTTTAAAAAAAAATTCTAG
- a CDS encoding IS630 family transposase: MEESRSGKVKLFFMDAAHFIYGAFQGYLWSFDRIFIKTGSGRERFNILGAFDPISNKLITIENESKINAEVVCKILHKIRYQCGSEKISIVLDNARNQHCKLVRSRASRLGIELIFLPPYSPNLNIIERYWKYVKKKCLNSKYHMSFSLFKEALKNCLRKTNFDKETRDELVSLMQLNFQEFKESQLLVA, translated from the coding sequence ATAGAAGAATCGCGAAGTGGGAAAGTAAAATTATTTTTTATGGATGCTGCTCATTTTATATATGGCGCATTCCAAGGATATTTATGGTCATTTGATCGGATTTTTATCAAGACAGGAAGTGGTCGAGAGCGCTTTAACATCTTAGGGGCTTTCGATCCTATTTCTAATAAATTAATAACAATAGAAAATGAGAGTAAAATTAATGCAGAAGTAGTTTGCAAAATATTGCATAAAATAAGATATCAATGTGGTTCTGAAAAGATAAGTATTGTATTGGATAATGCAAGAAATCAGCATTGTAAGCTTGTTAGAAGTCGTGCATCTCGCCTTGGAATTGAACTCATATTTCTTCCACCGTACTCGCCAAATTTGAATATAATTGAAAGATATTGGAAATATGTGAAAAAAAAATGCTTAAATTCAAAATATCACATGAGTTTTTCTTTATTTAAAGAGGCACTTAAAAATTGTCTGCGTAAAACAAATTTTGACAAGGAAACTAGAGATGAGCTTGTTTCATTAATGCAGCTAAATTTTCAGGAATTCAAAGAATCTCAACTTCTAGTCGCCTGA